The window GGGGTCGATGATTCGGATAATGGTGAAATTTCGGCTGCAAAAGACTACAGAATCGGTTATCTGGACCAGCAGCCAGATCTTAATCCCGAATTAACAGTCCTAGAGCAGGTTTTCCACGGTGACGCTCCGGTCGTAAAGGTAATGCGCAAGTATGAACAATGCCTTTCAGAGCTTGAGGCATCACCAGGAAGCAAGGAGGTTCAAGAGCAGCTTTTTTCCTTGCAGAAAGAAATGGATGCTTTAAATGGCTGGGATGCGAGCACGAATGCAAAAACAATTTTAACAAAGCTGGGAATTGACGGTTTTCAAAGAATAACCCGAGAACTGTCAGGCGGCCAGAAAAAACGGGTTGCCCTTGCCAGTGTCCTGATTGAAGCCCCTGATTTACTGATTCTTGATGAGCCTACCAACCATCTTGACTTCGATTCAGTCAAATGGCTCGAGGAGTATTTGAAGAACTACAGTGGTTCCGTCCTCCTTGTTACCCATGACCGTTATTTCCTTGACCGGGTTACTAATCGGATTATGGAGCTGGATGGAGGCAACATATACACCTATAAAGGAAACTACGCAAGCTTCCTCGAGGCGAAAGCAATTCGTGAAGAAAATGAAGCTGCCACCCTTGAAAAAAGAAAGAACCTGTTCAGGCGCGAGCTCGAGTGGATTCGCAGGGGAGCCCAGGCCCGGTCCACCAAGCAAAAGGCAAGGATTGATCGATTTGACAAGCTTGAGGAACAGATCTCTGGTGGAAGGACCGCTGACAAAGTCGATATTTCTCTGGCTGGAAGCAGGCTGGGCAAACAGGTCTTCGAGCTTATAGATGCGAACAAATCCTTTGATGGAACTGTTATTCTTAATCAATTCAATTTGCTTGTTAAACCAGGCGACAGGATTGGCATCATTGGCAAAAACGGAACAGGAAAATCGACGCTGCTCAATATTCTCGCAAAAAGAATACCGCTCGATAGCGGAGAATATGAAGTGGGCCAAACCGTAAAAATTGGCTATTATACACAGGAAAATGAAGATATGGATGAAAGCCTGAGAATGATTGAATACATCAAGGAAACCGCCCAGGTCATCAATACAACGGATGGAAAAACCATTTCCGCGTCGCAAATGCTTGAACGCTTCCTCTTCCCGCCTTCATCCCATGGAACGCCGATCAGGAAACTATCCGGTGGGGAAAAGCGAAGGCTTTACCTTTTGAAAATTTTAATGGAAGC is drawn from Bacillus sp. FJAT-18017 and contains these coding sequences:
- a CDS encoding ABC-F family ATP-binding cassette domain-containing protein, whose amino-acid sequence is MKMLTVENLSKTYGEKKLFNTISFTITEKEKIGLIGVNGTGKSSLLKIIAGVDDSDNGEISAAKDYRIGYLDQQPDLNPELTVLEQVFHGDAPVVKVMRKYEQCLSELEASPGSKEVQEQLFSLQKEMDALNGWDASTNAKTILTKLGIDGFQRITRELSGGQKKRVALASVLIEAPDLLILDEPTNHLDFDSVKWLEEYLKNYSGSVLLVTHDRYFLDRVTNRIMELDGGNIYTYKGNYASFLEAKAIREENEAATLEKRKNLFRRELEWIRRGAQARSTKQKARIDRFDKLEEQISGGRTADKVDISLAGSRLGKQVFELIDANKSFDGTVILNQFNLLVKPGDRIGIIGKNGTGKSTLLNILAKRIPLDSGEYEVGQTVKIGYYTQENEDMDESLRMIEYIKETAQVINTTDGKTISASQMLERFLFPPSSHGTPIRKLSGGEKRRLYLLKILMEAPNVLLLDEPTNDLDTQTLTVLEDYLEEFPGVVITVSHDRYFLDKIAEQLLILKGNGTIGTYYGNYSGYMEQQDDQSASSASKPAPATNQRVKEKKKRMTYQEQKEWESIDDNIAAAEERLEQIAKELTNTGSNFEQANKLMKEETELNEELERLIERWSYLSEIAEG